One genomic window of Candidatus Acidiferrales bacterium includes the following:
- a CDS encoding aminodeoxychorismate/anthranilate synthase component II, translating to MLLLLDNYDSFTYNLAQYLGELGQEVVVRRNDQTTIEEVEQLKPERIVVSPGPCTPREAGISVELIRRFAGCVPLLGVCLGHQAIGYAFGGRVVRAPVIMHGKTSEIFHDGRTIFRGLPQKFVATRYHSLIVERKSLPKELEISAETLDGTIMALRHRHYALEGVQFHPESVLTDAGKKILRNFLKLRGRHA from the coding sequence ATGCTTCTGCTACTGGACAACTACGACAGCTTTACTTACAACCTCGCGCAATACCTGGGCGAGTTGGGCCAGGAGGTAGTTGTCCGCCGGAACGATCAGACGACAATCGAAGAGGTCGAGCAGCTCAAGCCCGAGCGCATCGTCGTCTCCCCCGGGCCATGCACGCCGCGGGAAGCGGGGATCAGCGTCGAGTTGATTCGGCGCTTTGCCGGGTGCGTGCCCCTCCTGGGTGTTTGCCTGGGCCATCAGGCGATCGGCTACGCCTTCGGCGGCCGCGTCGTGCGAGCGCCGGTCATCATGCACGGCAAAACGAGCGAGATTTTTCATGACGGCCGAACCATCTTTCGCGGCCTGCCCCAGAAATTCGTGGCCACCCGGTATCATTCCTTGATTGTCGAGCGCAAGAGCTTGCCCAAGGAGCTTGAGATTTCCGCGGAGACGCTCGACGGCACCATCATGGCCCTCCGCCACCGGCACTATGCCCTCGAAGGAGTCCAGTTCCATCCCGAATCGGTCCTCACTGACGCCGGCAAGAAGATTCTTCGGAATTTTCTTAAGCTTCGCGGGCGGCATGCATGA
- the trpD gene encoding anthranilate phosphoribosyltransferase has translation MIVQAIERLVERHSLGEEESRRVMEEIFSGSASDAQIGAFLTALRMKGETVDELVGMARAMRAHAKPISLPGASPGEEALVDTCGTGGDGAGTFNVSTAAALVVSGAGVRVAKHGNRSISSRCGSADVLEALGVRLDLAAERAAESIEQVGFGFLFAPAIHTAMHHAQRARRDLRLRTVFNLLGPLTNPANASAQLIGVSQAPWTELVAAALNRLGIRRAFVVHGADGLDELTITAETQVSEVSNSTIRSFRTQPEDFGLRRAPGEALRGGDTAENARIIRAILSGEKGPRRDLVLMNASAALVAAGRAGDFLEGVAVARASIDSGAARAKLDQLIAFTNEGKTENRK, from the coding sequence GTGATTGTGCAGGCGATCGAGCGGCTGGTGGAGCGACATTCGCTCGGCGAAGAAGAATCCCGCCGGGTGATGGAAGAAATCTTTTCCGGCTCGGCGAGCGACGCGCAAATTGGAGCCTTCCTGACGGCGCTGCGCATGAAGGGCGAGACGGTGGATGAGCTGGTCGGCATGGCGAGGGCGATGCGGGCGCACGCCAAACCTATCTCCCTTCCCGGCGCGAGCCCGGGGGAAGAAGCCCTGGTGGACACCTGCGGAACGGGGGGTGACGGTGCCGGGACGTTCAACGTCTCGACCGCCGCCGCCCTGGTGGTGAGCGGCGCGGGCGTGCGCGTAGCCAAGCACGGCAACCGTTCCATTTCCTCGCGGTGCGGTTCGGCTGACGTGCTGGAGGCGCTGGGGGTGCGCCTCGACCTCGCTGCCGAACGAGCGGCGGAATCCATCGAGCAAGTCGGTTTCGGTTTTCTCTTTGCCCCCGCCATCCATACGGCGATGCACCACGCGCAACGCGCTCGTCGCGATCTTCGCCTGCGCACTGTTTTCAATCTGCTCGGGCCGCTCACCAACCCGGCGAACGCCTCAGCGCAATTGATTGGTGTTTCGCAAGCCCCCTGGACGGAGCTAGTGGCCGCTGCCCTCAATCGCCTGGGCATCCGCCGCGCCTTTGTCGTCCATGGCGCCGACGGGTTGGACGAATTGACGATCACCGCCGAAACCCAGGTGAGCGAGGTTTCGAACAGCACGATCCGGAGTTTTCGAACCCAGCCGGAAGATTTCGGGCTGCGGCGCGCCCCCGGGGAAGCACTGCGGGGCGGAGACACCGCCGAAAATGCGCGCATTATTCGCGCCATCCTGAGCGGGGAGAAAGGACCGCGCCGCGACCTTGTCCTGATGAATGCCAGCGCGGCCCTGGTAGCCGCCGGCCGGGCGGGAGATTTCCTCGAGGGCGTGGCAGTGGCGCGCGCCTCGATCGACTCCGGCGCTGCCCGGGCGAAGCTCGACCAGCTCATCGCCTTCACCAACGAAGGGAAAACAGAAAACAGAAAATAG